A single region of the Elizabethkingia sp. JS20170427COW genome encodes:
- a CDS encoding ABC transporter permease, translating to MAKTVDDFNKKRLRSSNITVVVSIALVLFLIGLFGLILINAQKYSDYIKSQLVVNAYFDEHLDVKDSVKIEKMNQATFDTVQKLPFVKKATFISREQASIEAKKSLGIDSDALFEENIFPASVEVALKPEYVDPAKIDGVVAQLSKVNGIKEVKNDSSLTIDVYNNLNRILTWILGFSIIFLVVAIVLINNSIRLKIFSKRFIIKTMQLVGARRTFILMPFIKEAIVLGLLGAVIGLGVLFSAWYYFTKEIGSVFVTDEKQFTWLIILVLAVGVVITVLSTIFATWRFLRSKIDDLYYS from the coding sequence ATGGCAAAGACTGTAGATGATTTTAACAAAAAAAGACTGAGATCCAGCAATATAACAGTTGTCGTAAGTATAGCTTTAGTGTTGTTTTTAATAGGATTATTTGGCTTAATTTTAATCAATGCTCAGAAGTATTCGGATTATATAAAATCTCAATTGGTAGTAAATGCATATTTTGATGAGCATTTGGACGTAAAAGATTCGGTGAAGATCGAGAAAATGAATCAGGCTACCTTTGATACTGTTCAAAAACTACCTTTTGTGAAAAAGGCTACTTTTATCTCGAGAGAACAAGCTAGTATTGAAGCTAAAAAAAGTTTAGGTATTGATAGTGATGCTCTTTTTGAAGAAAATATTTTTCCCGCTTCTGTGGAAGTAGCTTTGAAGCCTGAGTATGTAGATCCAGCCAAGATAGACGGAGTAGTAGCTCAGCTATCTAAAGTAAACGGAATTAAAGAAGTGAAAAACGATAGTAGCTTAACCATAGATGTTTATAATAATCTGAACAGGATTTTAACATGGATTTTAGGATTCTCTATTATATTCCTAGTGGTGGCTATTGTCTTGATCAATAACTCAATTCGTCTGAAGATTTTTTCTAAGAGATTTATTATTAAAACCATGCAGCTGGTAGGAGCTAGGAGAACATTTATCTTGATGCCTTTTATCAAAGAAGCTATTGTATTAGGACTATTAGGAGCGGTGATAGGACTAGGCGTATTGTTCTCAGCTTGGTATTACTTTACCAAAGAAATAGGATCTGTATTTGTAACCGATGAAAAACAATTTACATGGTTGATTATACTAGTTCTAGCTGTGGGAGTGGTAATTACCGTTTTAAGTACCATCTTCGCAACTTGGAGATTCTTAAGATCTAAAATTGACGATTTATACTATTCATAA
- the rsmA gene encoding 16S rRNA (adenine(1518)-N(6)/adenine(1519)-N(6))-dimethyltransferase RsmA, whose translation MKVTAKKHLGQHFLTNENIASKIVEGLSFSGYDTVLEVGPGMGVLTKYLLQKEQDIFVAEIDQESVAYLKLHYPKLEDHILNDFLKLNIENQFQGKEIAVIGNFPYNISSQILFKIVDNYLLIPEMAGMFQKEVAERTAAVPRTKDYGILSVLVQAYYDVKYLFTVHENVFNPPPKVKSGVIRLTRNPKPGLNGNEALFRQIVKSGFNQRRKTLRNSWKSLGIPEALKEHEFMNKRAEELSVEDFIHITQLWKEALQ comes from the coding sequence TTGAAAGTAACTGCTAAAAAACACCTCGGCCAACATTTCCTTACCAACGAAAACATCGCCTCTAAAATTGTTGAAGGGCTTTCTTTTTCGGGATACGATACCGTTTTAGAAGTAGGTCCAGGGATGGGTGTGCTAACCAAATACTTGCTCCAAAAAGAGCAAGATATTTTTGTTGCTGAAATCGATCAAGAATCGGTAGCTTACCTTAAGCTACATTATCCAAAATTGGAAGACCATATCTTAAATGATTTTTTAAAACTCAATATCGAAAATCAATTTCAAGGAAAAGAAATTGCAGTAATCGGGAACTTCCCTTACAACATTTCATCTCAAATTCTTTTCAAAATCGTCGACAACTACCTTCTGATTCCAGAAATGGCAGGTATGTTCCAAAAAGAAGTAGCCGAAAGAACTGCAGCAGTACCAAGAACTAAAGATTATGGCATTCTATCGGTTTTAGTGCAAGCTTATTATGATGTTAAATATCTTTTTACCGTTCATGAAAACGTTTTCAACCCTCCTCCAAAAGTAAAATCGGGAGTCATTAGACTTACCCGAAATCCAAAACCAGGACTTAACGGTAACGAAGCTCTCTTCAGACAAATCGTAAAATCTGGTTTCAACCAAAGAAGGAAAACATTAAGAAATTCTTGGAAATCTCTAGGAATTCCTGAGGCTTTAAAAGAGCACGAATTTATGAACAAAAGAGCCGAAGAACTAAGTGTGGAAGATTTCATCCACATTACCCAACTTTGGAAAGAAGCTCTACAATAA
- a CDS encoding 1,4-dihydroxy-2-naphthoyl-CoA synthase, protein MIDWKTAKEYEDITYKKCNGVARIAINRPEVRNAFRPKTTSELYDAFYDAYEDSSIGVVLLTGEGPSPKDGGHAFCSGGDQKARGHQGYIGEDGRHRLNILEVQRLIRFMPKVVIAVVNGWAVGGGHSLHVVCDLTLASEEHAIFKQTDADVTSFDGGYGSAYLAKMVGQKKAREIFFLGRNYSAKEAEAMGMVNATIPHAELEDTAYEWAQEILAKSPTSIRMLKFAMNLTDDGMVGQQVFAGEATRLAYMTDEAKEGRNAFLEKRKPDFGEDQWIS, encoded by the coding sequence ATGATAGACTGGAAAACAGCTAAAGAATACGAAGATATCACTTACAAAAAATGTAATGGCGTTGCTAGAATTGCCATCAACAGACCTGAAGTAAGAAATGCCTTTAGGCCTAAAACCACTTCTGAACTTTATGATGCTTTTTACGATGCTTATGAGGACTCTTCCATCGGAGTAGTACTTTTAACAGGTGAGGGTCCTAGCCCTAAAGATGGAGGCCACGCCTTTTGCAGCGGTGGAGATCAAAAAGCTAGAGGCCACCAAGGATATATAGGAGAAGATGGTAGACATCGCCTTAACATCTTAGAGGTACAAAGACTTATCCGCTTTATGCCTAAGGTAGTGATTGCTGTAGTAAATGGCTGGGCTGTAGGAGGAGGACACTCCCTTCACGTAGTATGTGATTTAACTTTAGCAAGTGAGGAGCACGCAATCTTTAAACAAACCGATGCCGATGTTACCAGTTTTGATGGTGGATATGGCTCTGCTTACCTAGCCAAAATGGTAGGACAGAAAAAAGCTAGAGAAATCTTCTTCTTAGGAAGAAATTATTCTGCTAAAGAGGCCGAGGCAATGGGAATGGTAAATGCTACAATCCCACATGCAGAACTTGAAGACACCGCTTACGAATGGGCTCAGGAGATTTTAGCAAAATCGCCTACTTCTATCAGAATGCTGAAATTCGCAATGAACCTTACCGATGACGGAATGGTTGGTCAGCAAGTTTTTGCAGGAGAAGCTACCCGCCTAGCTTACATGACTGATGAGGCCAAAGAAGGTAGAAATGCTTTCCTAGAAAAAAGAAAACCCGACTTTGGCGAAGACCAATGGATTTCATAA
- the menA gene encoding 1,4-dihydroxy-2-naphthoate octaprenyltransferase, which yields MKDWIQAARLRTLPLSLSGIIMGSLIARWKLLSEYRTWDIWIFLLALLVTLLFQVLSNYANDYGDGVKGTDTQRANEAEARAVASGRITALQMRNAVILFSVLSFVATLGLLYRAFFPENLNDFYIFVGLGIACILAAIGYTVGKKPYGYMGLGDVFVFIFFGWVSVMGSYYLFTKTFDLWLFLPASAVGFFSVAVLNLNNMRDIESDQKSGKHTLALKLGYKKAMIYQIILLQLPLILILAYLLKNDVRSYYAYIFMILFLPLTKLRRNLMEITNPKDLDPFLKQVAITCFITSILVGVGLNLIF from the coding sequence ATGAAAGATTGGATACAAGCTGCTAGATTAAGAACTCTTCCCTTATCCCTAAGTGGGATTATCATGGGCTCCCTCATCGCAAGATGGAAACTCCTTTCCGAATACAGAACTTGGGATATCTGGATTTTTCTCCTTGCCTTATTGGTAACCCTACTCTTCCAAGTACTCTCTAACTATGCTAACGACTACGGAGACGGCGTAAAAGGAACCGACACCCAAAGAGCTAACGAGGCTGAAGCTAGAGCCGTTGCTTCGGGTAGGATTACTGCCCTACAAATGAGAAATGCCGTAATTCTTTTCTCTGTACTTTCCTTTGTTGCAACTCTCGGCTTGCTCTACAGAGCTTTCTTCCCTGAAAATCTTAATGATTTTTACATTTTCGTAGGACTTGGCATCGCTTGCATTCTTGCCGCAATCGGATATACCGTTGGTAAAAAGCCTTACGGATATATGGGGCTAGGAGATGTTTTTGTCTTTATCTTCTTTGGATGGGTTTCTGTAATGGGCTCCTACTATTTATTTACCAAAACTTTTGATCTATGGTTGTTTCTTCCTGCCTCAGCAGTAGGATTTTTCAGTGTTGCAGTGCTTAACCTTAATAACATGAGAGATATTGAAAGTGACCAAAAAAGTGGAAAGCATACTTTAGCCTTAAAGCTAGGATATAAAAAAGCCATGATTTATCAAATTATATTGCTTCAGCTTCCATTAATTCTCATCCTTGCATATTTATTAAAGAATGATGTAAGAAGCTACTACGCTTATATTTTCATGATATTATTTCTTCCTTTAACCAAGTTAAGAAGAAATCTTATGGAGATTACCAACCCTAAAGACCTAGACCCCTTCTTAAAACAAGTTGCCATCACTTGCTTTATCACCAGCATCTTGGTAGGTGTAGGGCTTAACCTTATTTTTTAA
- a CDS encoding metal-dependent hydrolase, with protein sequence MKFTYLGQNCFLIEYKEKTILSDPFYNFGKEKSKFDIVAQKIDYILLTHAHGDHVADVEEVLSHHPKATILGTPEVCAYYKNAKSIDYNIGGSVKIEDLKITMVRADHTSSFPDGTYGGVPVGYLFRFEEKVIYMAGDTGVFSEMQLFPKLFGTISAALLPVGGHYTMCARQAAFAAYELLETGYVIGCHFDTFAPISIDHQWAHQQFEGKDILFKLPALGESFEI encoded by the coding sequence ATGAAATTTACTTACCTTGGTCAAAATTGCTTTTTAATAGAATATAAAGAGAAAACCATACTTTCCGACCCTTTCTACAATTTCGGAAAAGAAAAATCTAAATTTGATATTGTTGCACAAAAGATAGACTATATCCTTCTTACCCACGCTCATGGGGATCACGTAGCTGATGTGGAAGAGGTACTCTCTCACCATCCTAAAGCTACTATCTTAGGAACTCCCGAAGTTTGTGCTTATTACAAAAACGCTAAAAGTATTGATTATAATATTGGCGGTTCTGTAAAAATAGAAGACCTAAAAATAACCATGGTACGTGCCGACCATACCAGCTCTTTTCCTGACGGAACCTACGGAGGAGTACCTGTAGGATATCTTTTCCGCTTTGAAGAAAAAGTTATCTATATGGCTGGAGACACAGGAGTATTTAGCGAGATGCAATTATTCCCAAAACTTTTCGGAACTATTTCCGCAGCTCTTCTTCCTGTAGGAGGACACTATACTATGTGTGCTCGCCAGGCAGCCTTTGCTGCTTACGAACTATTAGAAACAGGCTACGTAATCGGTTGCCACTTCGATACTTTTGCTCCCATTAGCATCGACCACCAATGGGCACACCAGCAATTTGAAGGAAAAGACATCCTCTTTAAATTACCAGCATTAGGAGAATCT